One stretch of Planococcus sp. PAMC 21323 DNA includes these proteins:
- a CDS encoding thioredoxin family protein — translation MKSLTTTEQFNEAINGEQPVIVKFQAGWCPDCRRMDMFIDPIVEEYNQYQWLDVNRDELPDIAEKYDVMGIPSLLIFKGGEKTAHLHSANAKSPESVTNFLNDQKE, via the coding sequence ATGAAATCACTTACTACAACTGAACAATTCAACGAAGCGATTAACGGCGAACAACCGGTAATTGTAAAGTTCCAAGCCGGCTGGTGCCCAGACTGCAGAAGAATGGACATGTTTATTGATCCAATCGTCGAAGAATATAACCAATACCAATGGTTGGATGTTAATCGCGACGAACTTCCAGACATTGCTGAAAAATACGATGTAATGGGAATTCCGAGTTTGCTGATTTTCAAAGGTGGAGAAAAAACAGCTCACCTTCATAGCGCAAACGCGAAATCACCAGAATCAGTTACAAACTTTTTAAACGATCAAAAAGAGTAG
- a CDS encoding SurA N-terminal domain-containing protein codes for MIKKWFLTIVLGGSMVALAACGDDTAKDTKDEETPQEEVAADQENGEQPEIPEPDLKDIPEVVAEVNGEEIAKEDFESVYTGQFQQMAMQAQMTGQEVDQAQLKGQVAESLVAQELLVQETESQKLTASEEQTNTALEELAQQNGLTSSDELLAALKEQGLSEEEVMKQVETQVKIEQLIASETGEIKLTDEELQTYYDEAKAQQEEAGGEEIPAFEDVKPQIEEELKTQKESEATQALIAKLRENAEVTINL; via the coding sequence ATGATTAAAAAATGGTTTTTAACAATCGTACTTGGAGGATCCATGGTAGCTCTAGCTGCTTGTGGTGATGATACAGCTAAAGACACTAAAGATGAAGAAACACCACAAGAAGAGGTAGCAGCAGATCAGGAAAATGGTGAACAACCAGAAATACCTGAGCCAGATTTAAAAGACATTCCTGAAGTTGTCGCAGAAGTAAATGGTGAAGAAATTGCAAAAGAGGATTTTGAGTCTGTTTATACAGGACAATTTCAACAAATGGCGATGCAAGCGCAAATGACTGGGCAAGAAGTAGATCAAGCTCAGCTGAAAGGTCAAGTTGCTGAAAGTTTAGTTGCGCAAGAATTACTTGTTCAAGAAACTGAAAGCCAAAAACTAACGGCATCGGAAGAACAAACCAATACCGCACTAGAAGAGTTAGCGCAACAAAATGGCTTGACGTCTTCTGATGAACTTCTAGCGGCGCTTAAAGAGCAAGGGCTGTCTGAAGAAGAAGTTATGAAACAAGTAGAAACACAAGTGAAAATCGAACAGTTGATTGCCTCAGAAACTGGCGAAATTAAATTGACTGATGAAGAGCTACAAACTTATTATGATGAAGCTAAAGCTCAGCAAGAAGAAGCGGGCGGCGAAGAAATTCCAGCTTTTGAAGATGTAAAACCGCAAATTGAAGAAGAATTGAAAACGCAAAAAGAAAGCGAAGCTACACAAGCGTTAATCGCTAAACTTCGTGAAAACGCAGAAGTTACAATTAACTTATAG
- the rnr gene encoding ribonuclease R, with protein MGNPEKSLEQRLIAFMREEAYKPLTVQEIEEQFGFEDADEFTELVKTLVRLEESGTLIRSRSNRYGVPERMNLMRGKFIGHPKGFGFVAPEEAGLDDVFIPPTEVNSAINGDTVLIRISEGSSGDRREGAIIRIIERGTTKAVGTFQENKGFGFVVTDDKKMNMDIFIAKDDTLGAVDGHKVVVEITGWPEGRMSATGMVTQILGHKNDPGVDILSIIHKYGIETEFPPDVLDQANNVPDEIDPADLNDRRDLRNEQIVTIDGADAKDLDDAVQVVKYEDGSYKLGVHIADVSHYMTEGSAMDREAYDRATSIYLTDRVIPMIPHRLSNGICSLNPQVDRLTLSCEMIFNDQGEVQSHDIFQSVINTSARMTYTDVYEILEQDNQELKEQYRELVPMFELMKELAEVLRTKRMRRGAIDFDFKESKVLVDENGYPVDVVIRERTVAERLIEEFMLAANETVAERFHNMEVPAIYRIHEDPKPEKLQRFFEFVTNFGIVVKGSGTKIHPRALQEIVESIAGTPEEPVVSTMMLRSMQQAKYSAESLGHFGLSTEFYTHFTSPIRRYPDLIVHRLIRTYLIEKDLSKKTIAYWDANMDDIATHTSERERRAVEAERDTDALKKSQYMADKIGEQFTGIISSVTNFGLFIELPNTIEGLVHVSNMTDDYYRFDDRSMMMIGERTNRQFRIGDEIEIKVIGVKPEESSIDFEIVGMVQTPRRTRKDQPKVIRANKKDGAGKPGRDGKKPESGGPTRKPKNKKKKFYENVAKQGRNKKK; from the coding sequence TTGGGGAATCCCGAAAAATCATTAGAACAGCGCTTAATCGCTTTTATGCGTGAAGAGGCTTATAAGCCGCTAACTGTACAAGAAATAGAAGAACAATTCGGTTTTGAAGATGCAGATGAGTTTACAGAATTAGTGAAGACATTAGTGAGATTAGAAGAATCAGGTACTCTAATCCGTTCAAGATCAAACCGTTATGGAGTACCAGAACGAATGAATTTAATGCGCGGAAAATTCATTGGACATCCAAAAGGCTTTGGATTTGTTGCACCTGAAGAAGCAGGATTAGACGATGTATTTATCCCACCAACCGAAGTTAATAGCGCAATCAATGGAGATACCGTGTTAATCCGTATTTCTGAAGGGTCTTCAGGTGATCGTCGTGAAGGTGCCATTATCCGGATTATTGAACGCGGAACGACTAAAGCAGTTGGAACGTTCCAAGAAAATAAAGGCTTTGGATTTGTCGTAACAGATGACAAAAAAATGAACATGGACATCTTTATCGCAAAAGACGATACGTTAGGCGCTGTAGATGGACATAAAGTTGTTGTAGAGATTACAGGATGGCCAGAAGGTAGAATGTCTGCGACAGGTATGGTAACGCAAATTCTTGGACACAAAAATGATCCAGGTGTCGATATCCTTTCTATTATCCATAAGTATGGGATTGAAACAGAGTTTCCACCAGATGTTCTAGACCAAGCAAATAATGTGCCGGACGAAATCGATCCAGCAGATTTAAACGACCGTCGCGATTTACGCAACGAACAAATTGTGACGATCGATGGAGCTGACGCTAAAGATTTAGATGATGCGGTACAAGTCGTAAAGTACGAAGATGGTTCATACAAACTAGGCGTACACATTGCTGACGTTAGTCATTATATGACTGAAGGATCTGCAATGGATCGTGAAGCATATGACCGTGCGACAAGTATTTATTTGACAGATCGTGTAATTCCGATGATTCCACATCGTTTGTCGAACGGGATTTGTTCATTAAATCCACAAGTAGACCGTTTAACACTATCATGTGAAATGATTTTCAATGACCAAGGTGAAGTGCAATCACATGATATTTTCCAAAGTGTCATTAACACATCAGCTCGTATGACATATACGGACGTATATGAAATTTTAGAGCAAGACAATCAAGAACTAAAAGAGCAATATCGTGAACTCGTGCCGATGTTCGAATTGATGAAAGAATTAGCAGAAGTGCTTCGCACAAAACGGATGCGTCGTGGAGCTATTGATTTTGACTTTAAAGAGTCAAAAGTATTAGTCGACGAAAATGGTTACCCAGTAGACGTGGTCATTCGTGAACGTACAGTTGCTGAACGATTAATCGAGGAATTTATGCTAGCAGCCAATGAAACGGTAGCCGAGCGTTTTCACAACATGGAAGTACCAGCAATTTACCGAATTCACGAAGATCCAAAACCAGAAAAATTACAACGCTTTTTTGAATTTGTAACGAACTTTGGAATTGTCGTAAAAGGATCTGGCACTAAGATTCACCCGCGAGCTTTGCAAGAAATCGTTGAATCGATTGCTGGAACACCAGAAGAACCTGTTGTTTCCACAATGATGTTACGTTCAATGCAACAAGCGAAATACTCAGCAGAGAGTTTAGGTCATTTTGGCTTATCAACTGAGTTTTATACGCATTTTACATCACCGATTCGTCGCTATCCCGATTTAATCGTGCATCGCTTGATTCGCACCTATTTAATCGAAAAAGACTTATCGAAGAAAACAATTGCTTATTGGGATGCCAATATGGATGATATTGCAACGCATACATCAGAACGAGAACGCCGTGCAGTAGAAGCCGAGCGCGATACGGATGCGTTGAAGAAATCTCAATACATGGCTGATAAAATCGGCGAACAATTCACAGGAATTATATCTTCAGTGACGAATTTCGGTTTGTTTATTGAGCTGCCGAATACGATTGAAGGTTTGGTTCACGTGTCTAATATGACAGATGATTATTATCGCTTTGACGATCGTAGCATGATGATGATTGGAGAGCGAACAAATCGTCAATTCCGCATTGGTGACGAGATTGAAATTAAAGTCATCGGTGTCAAACCAGAAGAATCATCGATTGATTTTGAAATTGTTGGCATGGTGCAAACACCTCGCAGAACGAGAAAAGATCAGCCGAAAGTAATTCGTGCCAATAAAAAAGATGGCGCTGGAAAACCAGGACGTGATGGGAAAAAACCAGAAAGCGGCGGACCTACACGTAAACCAAAAAACAAAAAGAAAAAGTTTTACGAAAATGTAGCAAAACAAGGACGTAATAAGAAAAAATAA
- a CDS encoding 5'-3' exonuclease, giving the protein MEKPHVLLIDGMALLFRSFFATSAVNQYFRTTEGLATNGVQGFTRHVLAAKTMMKPTHMAVCWDMGSKTFRTDLFDGYKANRPAPPEDMVHQFDWAQEVSEQLGWKNYGEAGIEADDFIGSFTKQWQGQVDFTIITGDKDMLQLLSPSVKIAFMKKGFHVYDVYTEERFIEEYGIQPSQFADVKAFMGDPSDGYPGVKGIGPKTALQLIQTYSSTDGVLEAIDELKPAQKKKIDEHKEMLLLSKKLAVIKCDIQLNVSLEEISVPNYTKDHIQLCRDQQLTLLAKQLEKNIGVTTDPWA; this is encoded by the coding sequence ATGGAAAAACCACATGTATTATTAATCGATGGAATGGCGTTATTGTTCCGCTCGTTTTTCGCTACGTCGGCTGTAAATCAGTATTTTAGAACAACCGAAGGGTTAGCCACAAATGGTGTGCAAGGATTTACTCGCCACGTATTAGCGGCTAAAACAATGATGAAGCCAACGCATATGGCAGTATGTTGGGATATGGGATCTAAAACGTTCCGAACGGATTTATTTGATGGCTATAAAGCAAATCGTCCAGCACCTCCAGAAGACATGGTGCATCAGTTTGATTGGGCGCAAGAAGTTTCCGAGCAACTAGGCTGGAAAAATTACGGCGAAGCGGGGATTGAAGCAGATGACTTTATCGGCTCATTTACCAAGCAATGGCAGGGCCAAGTAGACTTTACCATCATCACTGGAGACAAGGATATGCTGCAACTATTGTCGCCTTCTGTCAAAATAGCGTTTATGAAAAAAGGCTTTCATGTTTACGATGTCTATACCGAAGAGAGATTTATTGAAGAGTATGGCATTCAACCTTCGCAATTTGCTGATGTTAAAGCGTTTATGGGCGACCCGAGCGATGGCTATCCTGGGGTTAAGGGGATTGGACCGAAGACTGCACTTCAGCTGATTCAAACTTACAGCTCGACTGATGGTGTATTAGAAGCCATCGACGAATTAAAACCAGCACAAAAAAAGAAAATTGATGAGCATAAAGAAATGTTGTTGCTATCAAAAAAACTGGCTGTCATCAAGTGTGACATCCAGTTGAACGTGTCATTAGAGGAAATTTCTGTTCCTAACTACACGAAAGACCATATTCAATTATGTCGCGACCAACAATTAACATTACTCGCTAAACAGCTTGAGAAAAATATTGGTGTTACAACCGATCCGTGGGCATGA
- a CDS encoding 3-hydroxyacyl-CoA dehydrogenase/enoyl-CoA hydratase family protein, with protein sequence MAYQIRKAAVLGSGVMGSGIAAHLANIGIPVVLLDIVPRELSKEEQAKGLTLEDKAVRNRMATGSIQKLLKQKPAPLTAKKNLQLITPGNLEDDLEKLKDVDWIIEVIVENLEVKKSLYEKIDNVRKEGTIVSSNTSGISINAMVEGRSEDFGKHFLGTHFFNPPRYLKLLEIIPANTTAPEVLEFMTKFGEDQLGKGVVVAKDTPNFIANRIGTYGLLVTLREMMARGYSIGEVDSVTGPLIGRPKSATFRTLDVVGLDTFMHVSKNVYDQTTGEEQQVFDAPEFMKKMVENGWLGAKSGQGFFLKKDKEILELDPETLEYRPAGKLKTPSQEMAKQQKGLVAKMQTLVYAEDRTGELLWSILSPTLRYSAELTGEIADDIVAIDNAMKWGFGWQQGPFETWDAIGVKKSVEKMTQEGHSVPAFVQALIDSGNETFYKEENGDLHFFDGTNYKSVPVNEKVIDLKRYKKKHGVIKSNSGASLIDLGDGIALLEFHSRSNAIGLDIMQMINYAVDEVEKNFKGLVIGNQGKNFCVGANLGMILMEAQDDNIFELDFTIKTFQNAMMKLKYSNKPVVAAPFGMALGGGAEVTLPAAHIQASMETYMGLVEVGVGLIPGGGGNKELYMKQLKGLPNGVTIDYLNIATKVFESIAMAKVSTSAEEARENNFLNFVDGISVNSDHLLHDAKLAALSLYENGYQAPLREKVPVPGEPGYATLLLGAEGMFISGYISEHDLKIAKKLAFVLAGGKVPYGTKVDEQYLLDLERQAFLSLVAEPKTQQRMQHMLVKGKPLRN encoded by the coding sequence GTGGCTTACCAAATTAGAAAAGCAGCTGTACTCGGTTCAGGCGTAATGGGTTCAGGAATTGCAGCGCATCTTGCAAATATAGGAATTCCAGTTGTGTTACTTGATATTGTTCCGCGTGAATTGTCGAAAGAAGAACAAGCAAAAGGATTAACGCTTGAAGACAAAGCGGTACGTAATCGCATGGCAACGGGTTCAATCCAAAAACTACTTAAACAAAAACCAGCACCATTAACAGCTAAAAAGAATCTTCAATTGATCACACCAGGAAATTTAGAAGATGATTTGGAAAAACTAAAAGATGTTGATTGGATTATAGAAGTAATCGTTGAAAACTTAGAAGTAAAGAAATCTTTATATGAAAAAATTGATAATGTGCGAAAAGAAGGAACAATCGTTTCTTCAAACACATCAGGCATTAGCATTAATGCAATGGTCGAAGGGCGCTCAGAAGATTTTGGAAAACATTTCTTAGGAACGCATTTCTTTAATCCACCGCGTTACTTAAAATTGCTAGAAATCATTCCAGCAAATACAACAGCTCCTGAAGTATTAGAGTTTATGACGAAATTTGGTGAAGATCAGTTAGGAAAAGGAGTAGTTGTCGCAAAAGACACACCCAACTTTATTGCTAATCGAATTGGAACTTACGGTTTGCTTGTCACGTTACGCGAAATGATGGCGCGCGGTTATTCAATTGGCGAAGTAGACTCTGTAACTGGACCATTAATCGGTCGTCCAAAATCAGCTACGTTCAGAACTTTAGATGTTGTGGGTCTAGATACGTTTATGCATGTTTCTAAAAATGTTTATGATCAAACTACAGGCGAAGAACAGCAAGTGTTTGACGCACCAGAATTTATGAAGAAAATGGTGGAAAACGGTTGGCTTGGGGCAAAGTCAGGACAAGGTTTCTTCTTGAAAAAAGATAAAGAAATTTTAGAGCTAGATCCAGAAACTTTGGAATACCGTCCAGCTGGAAAATTGAAAACGCCTTCACAAGAAATGGCAAAACAACAAAAAGGTCTTGTAGCTAAAATGCAAACACTCGTTTATGCAGAAGATCGCACGGGCGAATTGCTGTGGAGCATACTTTCTCCAACATTACGTTATTCAGCTGAATTGACTGGAGAAATTGCAGACGATATCGTCGCGATCGATAATGCCATGAAATGGGGCTTCGGTTGGCAGCAAGGACCATTTGAAACTTGGGATGCGATTGGAGTCAAAAAATCAGTAGAAAAAATGACACAAGAAGGTCATTCGGTTCCAGCGTTCGTACAAGCTCTAATAGATAGTGGAAACGAAACCTTCTACAAAGAAGAAAACGGGGACCTTCATTTCTTTGATGGCACAAATTATAAGTCCGTACCGGTTAATGAAAAAGTTATCGATTTAAAACGATATAAGAAAAAGCATGGCGTCATCAAATCCAATTCAGGTGCTAGTTTAATTGACTTAGGCGACGGTATTGCGTTACTAGAATTCCATTCACGCTCCAATGCGATTGGCTTAGACATCATGCAAATGATCAATTACGCAGTCGACGAAGTTGAGAAAAACTTTAAAGGACTTGTTATTGGAAACCAAGGCAAAAACTTCTGTGTTGGTGCAAACCTAGGCATGATCTTAATGGAAGCACAAGATGACAATATTTTTGAACTTGACTTTACGATTAAAACCTTCCAAAACGCGATGATGAAATTAAAATACAGCAATAAACCAGTTGTAGCAGCACCATTTGGTATGGCTCTAGGTGGCGGTGCAGAAGTAACATTGCCAGCAGCACATATTCAAGCTTCTATGGAAACCTATATGGGACTCGTCGAAGTAGGCGTTGGGTTAATTCCTGGCGGCGGTGGAAACAAAGAGCTTTACATGAAACAGTTGAAAGGTTTACCGAACGGCGTAACAATTGATTACTTAAATATCGCGACGAAAGTATTCGAATCAATCGCGATGGCTAAAGTGTCTACTTCAGCAGAAGAAGCACGTGAAAACAACTTCTTAAACTTCGTAGATGGTATCAGCGTTAATAGCGACCATCTACTACACGATGCTAAACTAGCAGCTCTTTCATTATATGAAAATGGTTACCAAGCACCGTTACGCGAAAAAGTACCAGTTCCAGGTGAACCTGGCTATGCAACGCTACTTTTAGGTGCAGAAGGCATGTTCATTTCTGGTTATATTAGCGAACATGACTTGAAAATTGCTAAAAAACTAGCATTTGTTCTAGCGGGCGGCAAAGTTCCATACGGCACAAAAGTAGATGAGCAATATTTGCTCGACCTTGAGCGCCAAGCGTTCTTAAGCTTAGTAGCAGAACCAAAAACCCAGCAACGTATGCAACATATGCTAGTTAAAGGGAAACCATTACGTAATTAA
- a CDS encoding glycine betaine uptake BCCT transporter encodes MKKVTNVFWIVLALVLLAIGFGAFAPDSFAEVTGNIESFLTTSFGWYYLLIVSIIVLFCLFFLISPMGQIKLGKDSDKPEFSFGTWIAMLFSAGMGIGLVFWGAAEPLSHFAINPATAEPGSAEAMRESMRFSFFHWGIHAWAIYAVVALALAYSQFRKGEPGLISATLKPIFGDKMKGPWGAFVDIIAVFATVVGVATTLGFGAIQINGGLAYLFDGIQEDSFVVQLIIIAIVTVLFMISAWSGLSKGIKYLSNANMVLAIALLGAVIILGPTLLIMNMFTDTIGTYFQNLVQMSFRAAPIDGENRSWIDGWTIFYWAWWISWSPFVGIFIARVSRGRTIRQFLLGVLMIPAFVSFLWFAAFGTTAIDVQQSGVDLTGLLTEQTLFAVFNELPFGVLLSVIAVFLITTFFVTSADSATFVLGMQTTGGSLYPQNTVKLTWGVAQSAIAVILLSTGGLNTLQTVLIIVAFPFSIIILLMMASFYKAVTIEYKAIKRKR; translated from the coding sequence ATGAAAAAAGTAACCAATGTTTTTTGGATTGTACTTGCGCTTGTATTATTAGCCATTGGCTTCGGCGCTTTTGCACCAGATAGCTTTGCAGAAGTTACAGGGAATATAGAATCATTCCTGACAACTTCGTTCGGATGGTATTATTTGTTAATCGTTTCCATCATCGTTCTATTCTGTTTGTTTTTCCTTATCAGTCCGATGGGGCAAATCAAATTGGGGAAAGACTCGGATAAGCCAGAGTTTTCGTTTGGAACATGGATTGCCATGTTGTTTTCAGCAGGTATGGGGATTGGTTTAGTATTTTGGGGAGCTGCAGAACCGTTATCGCATTTTGCGATTAATCCGGCAACAGCTGAACCTGGGAGCGCTGAGGCTATGCGTGAGTCAATGCGTTTCAGCTTTTTCCACTGGGGAATTCATGCATGGGCTATATATGCCGTCGTGGCATTAGCACTAGCATATTCTCAGTTCCGAAAAGGGGAACCTGGATTGATCTCTGCTACGTTAAAGCCGATATTTGGAGATAAGATGAAAGGTCCTTGGGGCGCGTTTGTAGACATTATCGCTGTTTTTGCAACAGTGGTGGGTGTTGCAACAACTCTAGGCTTTGGCGCTATTCAAATTAACGGTGGACTTGCGTATTTGTTTGACGGAATACAGGAAGATAGCTTTGTTGTTCAATTGATCATTATTGCAATTGTAACAGTATTGTTTATGATTTCTGCGTGGAGTGGGTTAAGTAAAGGGATTAAGTACCTTTCTAATGCCAATATGGTGCTAGCCATCGCTTTACTAGGAGCAGTAATTATTCTTGGTCCAACTTTATTAATCATGAATATGTTCACTGATACAATCGGTACTTATTTCCAAAATCTTGTTCAAATGAGTTTCCGTGCAGCACCAATTGATGGCGAAAACCGTTCATGGATTGATGGCTGGACGATCTTCTATTGGGCTTGGTGGATTTCATGGTCTCCGTTTGTTGGTATTTTCATTGCACGTGTTTCGAGAGGAAGAACAATCCGTCAGTTTCTATTAGGCGTTTTGATGATTCCGGCATTCGTAAGTTTCCTTTGGTTTGCGGCCTTCGGTACAACGGCAATTGATGTTCAACAAAGTGGTGTAGATTTAACGGGATTATTGACAGAGCAAACATTGTTTGCAGTTTTTAATGAGTTGCCATTTGGTGTATTGCTTTCAGTTATAGCAGTATTCCTAATCACAACCTTCTTTGTGACTTCTGCCGATTCCGCGACATTTGTTCTCGGAATGCAAACAACAGGTGGTTCACTGTATCCACAAAATACAGTGAAATTGACATGGGGAGTTGCGCAATCAGCGATTGCTGTTATCCTATTGTCTACGGGTGGACTTAATACATTGCAGACAGTATTAATTATTGTGGCATTTCCATTCTCTATCATCATTTTATTGATGATGGCATCCTTCTACAAGGCAGTAACAATAGAATACAAAGCTATCAAACGTAAACGTTAA
- the smpB gene encoding SsrA-binding protein SmpB, with amino-acid sequence MAKGEGKVIAQNKKAGFDFFIEETIEAGIVLQGTEIKSARNGKVQLKDSFVRIRNGEAWISNMHISPYDQGNQFNHDPTRSRKLLLHKKQIANLLAHSKVQGSAIIPLKMYLKDGFAKVLLGVGKGKKNYDKREDLKKKDAKREIDRAMKERNR; translated from the coding sequence ATGGCCAAAGGAGAAGGCAAAGTAATTGCCCAAAACAAGAAAGCCGGTTTCGATTTCTTTATTGAAGAAACAATCGAAGCGGGTATCGTCTTGCAGGGAACCGAGATTAAGTCAGCACGAAACGGTAAAGTTCAATTAAAAGATTCGTTTGTTCGAATTCGTAACGGCGAAGCTTGGATTTCAAATATGCACATCAGTCCTTATGACCAAGGCAACCAGTTTAACCACGACCCAACACGGTCGCGCAAATTGTTGCTCCACAAAAAGCAAATTGCGAATTTGCTGGCACATTCAAAAGTGCAAGGATCCGCGATTATTCCACTGAAAATGTATTTGAAAGACGGCTTTGCGAAAGTCTTGCTCGGTGTTGGTAAGGGGAAGAAAAACTACGACAAACGAGAAGATTTGAAGAAAAAAGACGCAAAACGAGAAATTGACCGTGCGATGAAAGAACGTAACCGCTAA
- a CDS encoding alpha/beta hydrolase, which produces MRVSQPKPFFFKKGPRAVILLHGFTGNSADVRMLGRFLETNGYTSIAPHYAGHGVAPEELVDTGPVDWWKDVEQAYDTLIEEGYTEIAVAGLSLGGVFSLKLGYTKPIKGIVSMCAPMNMKSTDLMYQGVLKYARDYKNYEGKSDELIEKELEAFQEKPMESLADLRDLVADVKEHVDHIYAPLFVVQGRLDTVIDLDSANIIYDNSESTDKQIKWYENSGHVITLDKEKKQLHEDIFTFLESLDWSV; this is translated from the coding sequence ATGCGAGTTTCGCAACCAAAACCATTTTTCTTTAAAAAAGGCCCACGGGCAGTAATACTTTTACATGGATTCACAGGAAATTCAGCAGATGTTCGGATGTTGGGACGTTTTCTTGAAACAAATGGATATACAAGTATAGCGCCACATTATGCGGGGCATGGAGTGGCACCAGAAGAGCTGGTTGATACAGGCCCAGTTGATTGGTGGAAAGACGTAGAGCAAGCATATGACACGTTAATAGAAGAAGGTTACACTGAAATTGCGGTAGCTGGTCTGTCGCTAGGCGGCGTATTTAGCTTAAAATTAGGGTATACAAAGCCTATCAAGGGAATTGTTTCAATGTGTGCACCGATGAATATGAAATCCACAGATTTAATGTATCAAGGTGTATTGAAATATGCGCGTGATTATAAGAACTATGAAGGAAAAAGCGATGAGCTTATCGAAAAAGAATTAGAGGCTTTTCAAGAAAAACCGATGGAATCATTAGCTGATTTGCGTGACTTAGTTGCAGACGTAAAAGAGCACGTGGATCATATCTATGCGCCTTTGTTCGTTGTTCAAGGTAGACTAGATACAGTTATTGATCTAGATTCGGCTAATATCATTTATGACAACTCGGAATCGACCGATAAACAAATCAAATGGTATGAAAATTCAGGGCATGTTATTACACTTGATAAAGAAAAAAAGCAATTGCACGAAGACATATTCACATTTCTAGAATCATTAGATTGGAGTGTGTGA
- a CDS encoding STAS domain-containing protein, which yields MDPQQEIKQLQEQLVYFKKLIKNMSAPIIPSVVPKTILVPIAGFIFTDRFDLIRTAVLEYAEKHRDTERVIFDFTGVTTDDLMEFDYNGLASELSQLNSALGLMGLRAIYVGFNPLFVREIVHAGIQVELEVYTTFKVALEHVLSENKKLASKM from the coding sequence ATGGATCCACAACAAGAAATTAAACAATTACAAGAACAGCTGGTTTATTTTAAAAAGCTGATAAAAAATATGTCCGCTCCAATTATTCCATCGGTGGTGCCCAAAACGATTTTAGTACCCATCGCAGGTTTTATTTTTACGGACCGTTTCGACTTGATTCGTACGGCAGTTTTAGAGTATGCAGAAAAACATCGGGATACTGAACGGGTTATTTTTGACTTTACAGGAGTGACAACTGATGACTTGATGGAGTTTGACTATAATGGTTTAGCAAGCGAATTAAGCCAATTAAATTCCGCACTTGGGCTAATGGGCTTGCGCGCGATTTATGTTGGGTTTAATCCCTTGTTTGTACGTGAAATTGTCCATGCAGGCATTCAAGTTGAGTTAGAAGTTTATACGACCTTCAAAGTAGCACTTGAACATGTCCTAAGTGAAAATAAAAAATTGGCATCCAAAATGTAA